The nucleotide window CGCCGCATGACGTCTGCACACCCGCGGTGAGGCGCGGTCCCACCCGGTCGCGCCGCTCGCTGCGCACCCGGCTCCTGGTCGCCCTCGTCGTCCCGCTGGTGGCGGTGCTCGCCGTGGTCGGCGTCGTCTCGGTGACCGCGCTGCGGCACCAGCTGGTCGGCCAGGTCGACGCCCGGCTGGACGCCGCCACCGACCGCTCGCGGGACTACACAGCCGGCCCCGGGCCGGGCCACGGCCGCCCGGGCGACGGCGGCCCGGGCCCGGCGTTCCTCGGCGCCCGCGGGCAGGGCGAGGGCACGCTCGGCGCCACGATCACCGACGGGGCCGTCACCTCGGCCGGGGTGCTCGGTGCCCGCGGCCAGGAGATCGAGCTCAGCGCCGCCCAGCAGACGGTCCTGGTCGGGCTGCCCCCGGGCGGGGGCCCGGCCACGCTCGACCTGGGCGGGGACCTCGGCAGCTACCGGGTGGTCGCCGACCCCGCACCGGGCGGCGACGTGCTGGTGACCGGGCTGCCGCTGGCCGGCACCGCCGACGCCGTGCGCAACCTGGTGCTGGTCGAGCTGCTCGCCGGCCTGTTGGCGCTGCTGGCGGCCGCCGGGGTCGCGGTGCTGGTCGTGCGCCGCACCCTGCGACCGCTGGACCGGGTCGCGGCCACCGCCACCCGGGTGTCAGAGCTGCCGCTGGCCAGCGGTGAGGTCGAGCTGGCCGAGCGGGTGCGCCCCGAGGACACCGACCCGCACACCGAGGTGGGCCAGGTCGGTGCCGCGCTGAACCGGATGCTGGACCACGTGGAGGGCTCGCTGGCCGCCCGCCAGGAGTCCGAGACCCGGGTGCGGCAGTTCGTCGCCGACGCCAGCCACGAGCTGCGCACCCCGCTGGCCTCGATCCGCGGCTACGCCGAGCTGGTGCGCCGGACCGGCGGCGAGGTCCCGGCCGACGTCGGCCGCGCGATGGGCCGGGTGGAGTCCGAGGCGCTGCGGATGACCGAGCTGGTCGAGGAGCTGCTGCTGCTCGCCCGCCTGGACGCCGGCCGCGAGCTGACCCGCGAGGAGGTCGACCTGACCGCGCTGGTGGTCGACGCGGTCGGCGACGCGCACGTGGCCGGTCCCGGGCACCGCTGGCAGGTCGACCTGCCCGACGCCCCGGTGGTCGCACCGGGTGACCCGGCGCGGCTGCACCAGGTGCTGACCAACCTGCTGGCCAACGTGCGCAGCCACACCCCCGACGGGACAACGGCCACCGTGCGGCTGCGGCTGGAGGCGGGCTGGGCGGTGCTGCAGGTCCTCGACGACGGACCGGGGGTGCCACCGGCCCTGCGGTCGCACGTGTTCGAGCGCTTCGCCCGCGGCGACGCCTCCCGGTCACGCGCGGCGGGCAGCACCGGGCTCGGCCTGGCGATCGTCGACGCGGTGGTCACCGCGCACGGCGGCCGGGTCGAGCTGGACAGCGAGCCGGGCCGCACGGCCTTCACCGTGCGGCTCCCCGGCGCCACCGCGCTGCCCGGCTGACCTCAGGCCGGCACGTGGTCGGCGGCCACCTGCTCGTAGACCTGGGCGTGCACCCGGCGCACCGCGGCCCGCTGCTCGGCCCGCCGGGCGGTGTCGGCCCGCGCCGGGGCCGGGCGGGTCAGCGCCGCCACCACCGCCGACGTCAGCGAGGCGGCGTCCAGCCCGGCCTGGGGGTCGTTGCCGTAGACGACGACGTCGGACCACTGCTGGCCCTGCCAGCCGCCGGAGGGGACGACCGCGCGGGTGCCGGCGTCCCGGCACAGCTCGACCCAGGCCGAGTGCGACCCGCCCCACCACGGCAGCACCGACACGTGCAGCTCCTGCAGGTGCCGCACCCACTCGCGCGGCCCCGGTTCCCAGCTGCGCGCCAGCTCGAGCGCCCCGCCGTCGGCCAGCTCCAGCAGCTCGGGCAGCCGGGTGGCCAGGTCGACGTCGGGGTGGACGTCGACGCGCAGCCGGCCGCCACCGGAGACCGCGCCGGACAGCGTCGCGCGGACCAGCTCCAGCGGGTCGTGCACCTGCGGGCCGAGCCGGCCCAGGTGCAGACCGACCAGCCGGGTCTCCCGGCCGATGCCGGGCGTCGGCGCGGCGAGCGAGGGGTGGGCGACGACGATGGCCGTCCGCCCGAACCGGTCGGCGATCTCGTCGGCCGCCCCCGGGGTCAGGGTGAGCACGACCTCGGCGGTGGCCAGCAGCGCCCGCAGGTGGTTGCGGTGCCGGGCCGGCATGAGGGTGCCCTCGGCGCTCTCGCGCGGGACGAGGTCGTGCACGGTGACCACCAGCGGGACGTCGCTGCGCCGCACCGCCGCCGTCCAGGCCTCCATCTCGGGCACCGTGAGGTGGTCGTACCCGCCGTGCAGGTGCAGGACGTCGACGTCGGCGGCGTGGGCGAGCAGGTGGTCGGGGTCCAGCCAGGGGCTCGGCACGTCGGCCGGGCCGACCCGGACGACGTCGGCGGGCAGCACGGCGTCCAGGTAGGGCGTCGAGAACGGGACGGTCGCGACCCGGACGGGCCTGCGCTCCTCGTGCACTGCGCTCACGCGGTGGTACGCCTCCTGCGGTCGAGCACTGCGACGGCAGAGGCGGTGCTCCTCGACGGGCAGGGCACTGAGTTGTGCCCCACCGACCGCCCCTACCCCGTGCATCCGGAACCGAACCGGGTGGGAACCGACGACCACCCGTCCGGGTGGCCGTCGGGTGGTCAGGCCGGGACCGGCTCGACGGCGGCGGGCACCCGGCCGGCCCCGGCCATGGTGGCCAGCAGGCCGACGACGGCGTAGGCCGCGAGCACCAGGCAGGCCCGGCCCGCCCCGGCGCCGCCGAAATAGACGATCCCGCGGACGGCGTCGGTGCCCGCGCCCGGCGGCAGCCACGGGCCGATGGCCGACCAGAACGGCGGCAGCAGCGGGGCGGGGTAGGCGCCGCCGGCGCTGGGGTTGCCCAGCACCACGAACAGCAGGATGGCCAGGCCGATGCCCACGAGCCCGGTCCAGACCTGCAGCGCCATCGTGAACGCGCCGACGGCGAACACCACCAGCGCGCCGACGGCCGACAGCGCCAGCAGGTGGCCGTCGAACACACCGAGCACCGGGCCGGTGATCAACGCGCCCCCGACCCCGGAGACGACGGCGTAGACGGCCAGGCTGCCCAGCCGCACCGCACCCCGGGCCCGGGTGAGCGGCCGGGAGCCGGCGCTGACCCCGATGATCGAGGCGACCAGGTAGCCGCCGACGACCCAGCCGACGGCGAGGTAGAACGCCGACAGCCCGCGGGCGTCGGAGTCCCCGGCCGGGACGGCGTCCTGGGTGGTCACGGTGCGCTGCTGGGCGGCCTCCACCTGGCCGAGCACCTGGCTCAGCGCGGTGCTCACCGCGCCGCCCTCCGCACCCGCCACCAGCAGGGTGTCGGAGGTGGCCGGGCCGACCAGCAGCACCCCGTCGACCTCGCGGTCGGTGAGCAGCCGGCGGGCGTCGTCCTCGGTCGCGGCCACCCGGGTGTCGAGCGGGTCACCGGGCAGGGCGCCCAGCTGCCCGGCCACCTGCTCGGCCGTGCCGGCCGGCGCGCCGGCGGGGGCGACCACGGCCAGCGGCACCTGCCGTGGCGTGGGGGCGTGGAAGGCCCCGACGTAGCTGAGCACGAAGCCCAGCTGCAGCAGCAGGACGCCGACCACCAGGACCACCGACCGGCGGGTGACCCCGGGCAGCAGCTCGCGGTGGGGTGCCTCGTGCTGCCCGTGTGTCGTCGTGGCCATCAGGCCCTCCTCGATACTGACCGGTATCCGATACCGCCGAGTATCCTCAGGTGCGTGGATGACGCCAGCCCCACCGGTGCGACCTCGCGCACACCCCGCCCGGGCAAGGACGAGGTGCGGGCGCGCGTGCTCCGCGCCGCCGCCGGCGTCTTCGCCGGACGGGGCTTCGCCGCGGCCAGCCTCGACCAGGTCGCGGCCGCCGCGGGCTTCACCAAGGGCGCGGTCTACTCCAACTTCGCCAGCAAGGACGAGCTCTTCCTGGCGCTGATGGCCGACCAGGGCGCCCGCCGGGTCGACGCCGTCGAGGCCGCCCTCGCCCGCACCACCGACCTGCCCGGCGCCCTGGCCGCGGTGGGTGCCGAGCTGTCGGCCCAGGAGGCGGCCTGGCAGCTGCTCTTCCTGGAGTTCTGGCAGCGCGCGGTGCGCGACCCGGGAGTGCGCACCGCCTTCGTCGCCTCCCGCCGCGAGCTGCGCGCCCGCATCTCCGGGGTGGTCGAGCGCTTCCTGGCCGAGCACCCGGTGCGCACCGGGTGGGACGCCGGGTCGCTGACCGTCGTGCTCGTCGCCCTCACCCACGGGCTGGCCGTGGAGTCGCTGCCGGACCCCGACGCCGTCCCCGGCGACCTGCTGGCCCGGGTGCTGGCCGACCTGGTCGATCCCGAGCAGCCCTGACCGGCGCCGGGAGTCGCCATGTCGACCGCCGTCAAGTGGCGCAACTGGCCGCAGTTGGCCCCTCAGCTACGTGGACATCTGCCCTGCGTGGCCGCCGACGCGGACCGGTCCCCACCACTAGCTTCTGGATCATGCTCTCGACGCTCTTGGTCATCGCCGGCGTGCTCGGAGGGCTGCTCGTGCTGCTCACCCTGATCGTGCACCTGTCCGCCCGGCCGGCGACCCGGGCGCACACCCCCGGCGCCCGGACGACGCCCTGGGTGGCCGACGCCGGGCAGCCGCACCCGGACGCGTGGTCCCCGCTGCAGGTCACCGGCACCCACGGCCGCGTCGTCCGCTGACCCCGGCGGGAGGCCCCGCTACGCTCGCCGCGATGACCAGCGACGCGCCTGCGCTGCAGGTCTACCCGATCGGCCAGCTCATCGGCGTGCGCGCGGTCGTCGACCAGTTCGACGTCCGGGTGGGCGCCGACCTGCACAGCCTGACCGCCGCCGAGTTCGGCGTCTGGGCGATGGCCCACGGCCCGGCCGACCACGTGCCCCGGCCCTGGACGCCGGCCGCCCTGGCCGAGCAGGCCGCCGCGGTGGGGCTGACCGGGTTCGACGAACGGCTGGCCCGGCTCGAGGCCGACGGCCTGGTCGCACTCGCCGCCCCCGGCACCCCCTCGGCCCGCGAGCTCGCGCTGCGGGTGCGGATGGTGCCGCTGGTGATCGGCCTGGGCAACAGCGCCGCCGCCCCGGACGCCTACTCGGTGGGCCTGCCCGGGCGGCCGCTGGCCGTGCTGTCCGCGGCCGCCTACGACCTGTTCGAGTGGGCACACATGGAGACCAGCCTCTGGCGGGCCTGCGAGGGCGCGGCCGCCACCGCCGCACGGGTGGGCATCGCCGACACCCAGTCCACCGACCCCGAGGGCCTGCTGACCTCGCTGCTGGGCGACCTGCACCGACTGCTCACCCCCAACGCCGTCTGCCTCGACACCTGGGCGGTGGGGTGATGACCGAGCCGCTGGTGTTCCCCCTGGGCCACCCGATGGGGCCCTTCCACCCCTCCCCCGGTGCGCCGCCCAGCTACTGGGTCGTGCGGCTGGGCTGGGACAGCCCGCTGCTGCACGACCGGGCCACCGCCGACGTCTGGGCGCTGGCGCACGGGCTGCCCGACCGGGTGCACGGCACCCCGTGGACCCGCTCGGTGTGCCGCTCGATCGCCCTGGAGGCCGGCGTCCCCGACCTCGACCGCCGGCTCGACGGCCTGGTCGCCCGCGGGCTGGTCGCCGAGGTCGCCCCGGGCACCCCGGCGGCCGAGCAGTTCGCCCGCACCCACCGCGTCCAGTCGCTGCTGCTGGGGCTGGGCGCGCAGCCCGACGCCCCCGGCGTCGACGGCATCGGCCTGCTCGGCCGCCCGCCGCTGGCCCGGGTGCGCCCGGACACCTACGAGGCCTGGCAGTGGGCGCACCTGTGGCCCACGCTGTTCGACGCGGCGGCCGGGCTGGCCGACATGGCCGCCCAGGCGCCCGGGGCGACCCCGGAGGAGACCGACCCGGCGGCGGTGCTGCACCGGCTGCTCAGCCAGCTGCACACCCTGCTGTCGGGCAACGCCGTCTACCTGGACCGCTCCCTCGCCGTCGCCGACGCCGCGCGCGGGTGAACCCGGCTCAGCACAGCTCCGCCCGGTCGCCGGCCACCCGCACCCGGTCCCCGGCGGCCAGCGACACCAGCGTGGCCCGGGTCGACTGCGCCGCCGCCGGCAGCACCGCGGCCGCGACGTCGGGGTAGACGGCCGCCACCAGCTCCGGCACCGTGCGCGGCCCGTCGGCCAGCAGCTCCAGCAGCTGCCGCGCCCGGTACGCCCGGTGCTCGAGCAGGAAGCGCAGCACCGCCGAGGGGTCGACGGTCAGCTCGGGCCCGTGCCCGCAGTAGAGCGCCGACGGGCCCAGGTCGTGCACCCGGCGCAACGACTCCAGGTGCGCCAGCAGGTCGCCCTCGGGGTGGCTGACCACCGACGTGCCGCGGCCGAGCACCGAGTCACCGACCAGCACCGCGCCCGAGGCCAGCCGGAAGGCCAGGGAGTCGGCGGTGTGCCCGGGTGCCGGGACGACGTCCAGCGTCGTCCCGGCCAGGTGCAGCCGCTCACCGCCGTGGAGCAGCCGGCCGCCGGGCCCGGTGACCGCGGGCGAGGCCGCCGCGACCGGCACGCGGAAGCGCCGCCCCCACGGCCGGGCCGCCGCGGCGTGGTCACCGTGGTGGTGGGTGACCAGGACGGCCACCACGCGGGCACCGCGCGCGGCGAGCGCGGCCTCGACCGCGGCCAGGTGCGCCGGGTCGTCCGGGCCGGGGTCGACCACCACGGCCTGTCCCGACCCCGGCTCGCCGACCAGGTGGGTGTTGGTGCCGTCCAGGGTCATCGGCGAGGCGTTGGGCGCCAGCACCCGCGTGACCAGCGGTTCCGGGTCCGCCACCGGCGCCATCGCCCCCGGTGCGGGCAGGCCCCAGGTGCTCCGCGGGTCCACCGGCGCGCTCACGGGCGCCCACGCTATCGCCGTCCGGACGGCGGCCGCGCGCTGCCCGCCACTAGCGTCGACGTCATGCGTGCACCCGCGACCCTGCTCAAGGCCGGCCTCTCCGCCGCGGCCGCCGTCGTCCTGCTGACCGCCTGCGGCGGATCGGGGGACGACGCCGCCGACGCCGCGGCCTCCGCCGCCCCCACCTCCAGCTCCGCCCTCGCCTCCAGCTCCGCCCCGACCTCGGGCTCCGCCCCGAGCACCGGTGCGGCCTCCTCGAGCGCCGCGTCCACCGACGCCGGCTCCTCCGGCGGGTCCGACGACCCCGAGGTGAAGGCCTTCTGCAGCCAGGCCGAGCAGGTGCTGACCCAGGTGAGCACCAGCCTGGACACCAGCGACCCCGCGGCGGTCGGCCCCGCCCTGGACAAGGCCGTCGAGGACCTGAGCGCGGTGCAGGCGCCCGCCGACATCAGCGCCGACTGGGAGACCGCCAAGACGCTGTTCACCGGCCTGCGCGACGCCGTCAACGGCGCCGACCTGAGCACGCCCGAGGGCCAGACGTCCGTGCAGCAGGAGGCCGCCCGGCTGCAGGGCGAGACCGGCGACGCGCAGACCCGGCTCGACGCGTGGACCAAGGACAACTGCGGGGCCTGACACCGCTCCCCGGGCGCCCCACGGGGCGCCCGGGGCCGCTCAGCAGCCGCGGACGGTGACCCCGCGGGCGCGCAGCCACGGCACCGGGTCGACCTGGCCGCCGTACATCAGGCCGTTGGGGTGCACCTCGAAGTGCAGGTGCGGTCCGGTCGACTGACCGCGGTTGCCCACCTCGGCGATCCGCTCGCCGGCCCGCACCCGCTGCCCGTCGGCGACGGAGTAGCGGTTCACGTGGCCGTAGACGGTCACCGCGCCGTCGTCCCCCCGGACGTAGACGGCCAGCCCGAAGCCGGTGGCCGGCCCGGCCCGCTGCACGACGCCGGCGGTCGCCGCGTAGATCGGCGTGCCGATGGGGGCGGCGATGTCCACGCCGTAGTGGGTGACGCCCCAGCGGGCGCCGAAGCAGCTGCTGGTGCGGCCGACCGCCGGCCGCACGTAGCCCGACCCGCCGGCGTCCTGGTCGCCGGTGTCGACGTCGGCCTCCGACGTCGACACCTCCGCGGCGGCGGCCGCCCGCGCGCGCCGGTCGTCCTCCTCGGCCTGCGCGCGGGCGCGGGCCTCCTCCTCACGGCGGGCCGCCTCCTCGGCGGCCTTCTGCGCCTGCCACGTCTCGTAGGCGTTGCGCGCCCCCTGCAGCTCCAGCAGCCGGACCTGCGCGTCCTGCAGCTGCTGCTGCAGCTGCTGCTCCTGCGCCGCCGCCTCCTCCAGCGCGGTCTGCTGGGCGGCCAGCTGCTGGTCGGCGGCCACCTTCGCGGCCTCGGCAGCTGTCTCGGCCGCCGCCTTGGCGTCCCGGGCGTCGCGGGCGGCGGCGTCGGCGGCGGCCTGCTGCACGCGCGCGTCCTCCATCAGGCCCAGGACGTCGACCTGGTGGTCGCCGACGTAGTCGAGCATCGCGGCCTTCTCGATCAGCTCGGCGGGCCCGTCGACGTCGAGCAGCGCCATCTCGCTGGTGAGCTCGGAGCCGTTCTTGTAGGTGTCCCGGGAGAAGTCGGCGATCCGGGCCTGCGCCGCGGTGACGGCGTCGGCGGCCGCCTGCAGGTCACGGGCGGTCTGCTCGGCCGCGGCGTCGGCCAGCTGCCGGGCCTCCTCGGCCGCCAGGTAGGCGGTGCCCGCGGCCTCGGCCTGCACCTGGACCTGCTCCAGCCGGGTCTGCGCCTCGGCCACCAGCCCGGTGATCCGGGCGACCTCGGCGGTGGCGGCGGCCTGCGCGGCGGCCGCGCCGTCCAGCTGCTCGTCGCTGGGGTTGACCGGGTCGGCCAGCGCGGTGCCCCCACCGGCACCCAGCACGGCGGTCGCGAGGACCGCGGCGACCAGGCCGGAGCGCAACGCCCGGGACACCCTCGAGGACCGGCGGCGGGCCGGGCGCGAGGGCACGGGGGACGAGCGCAGCACGGGCCGCGGCATGGTCGCTCCTGGGGAGGGGGAGGTCGTGCGGATGGACTCCTGCGAGGGTCGCACCGACCCCATCCGTCCCCAAGGCAACACGCGGCGCAGTCGTCACATGACTCTGCGCAGTCAGATCCCGCTGTCGCGCCCCAGTTCCTCGGCCAGCCGCGTCAGCTCGTCGCCACCGGCCATCATGGTGGTGAGCTCCTCCCGGCTGACCTCGCCCTTCGCGAAGTCGCCCAGGCTGCGGCCACGGTCCAGCAGCAGGAAGCGGTCGCCCACCGGGTGCGCGTGGTACGGGTTGTGGGTGATGAAGACGACACCCAGCCCCTGGTCGCGGGCCTGGGCGATGTAGCGCAGCACCACCCCGGCCTGCTTGACCCCCAGCGCCGACGTCGGCTCGTCGAGGATGAGCACCCGTGCGCCGAAGTGCACCGCGCGCGCGATGGCCACCGACTGGCGCTCACCACCGGACAGGGTGCCCACCGGCTGCTCGGGGTCGCGGATGTCGATGCCCATCGCGGCCAGCTCGCGGCGGGTGACCTCCTTGGCCGTCGCCTTGTCGAACCGGCGGAACGGGCCCCAGCCGGTCGTGGGCTCCGAGCCGAGGAAGAAGTTCCGCCAGATCGCCATCAGCGGGATCATCGCCAGGTCCTGGTAGACCGTGGCGATCCCGGCGTCCAGCGCCTCCCGCGGGGCGCCGAAGCGCACCGGGGCACCGTCGAGCAGCAGCTCACCACGGGTCGGCCGGTGAACCCCCGACAGCACCTTGATCAGCGTGGA belongs to Modestobacter sp. L9-4 and includes:
- a CDS encoding MBL fold metallo-hydrolase, translated to MSAPVDPRSTWGLPAPGAMAPVADPEPLVTRVLAPNASPMTLDGTNTHLVGEPGSGQAVVVDPGPDDPAHLAAVEAALAARGARVVAVLVTHHHGDHAAAARPWGRRFRVPVAAASPAVTGPGGRLLHGGERLHLAGTTLDVVPAPGHTADSLAFRLASGAVLVGDSVLGRGTSVVSHPEGDLLAHLESLRRVHDLGPSALYCGHGPELTVDPSAVLRFLLEHRAYRARQLLELLADGPRTVPELVAAVYPDVAAAVLPAAAQSTRATLVSLAAGDRVRVAGDRAELC
- a CDS encoding TetR/AcrR family transcriptional regulator; this encodes MDDASPTGATSRTPRPGKDEVRARVLRAAAGVFAGRGFAAASLDQVAAAAGFTKGAVYSNFASKDELFLALMADQGARRVDAVEAALARTTDLPGALAAVGAELSAQEAAWQLLFLEFWQRAVRDPGVRTAFVASRRELRARISGVVERFLAEHPVRTGWDAGSLTVVLVALTHGLAVESLPDPDAVPGDLLARVLADLVDPEQP
- a CDS encoding cell wall metabolism sensor histidine kinase WalK, translated to MRRGPTRSRRSLRTRLLVALVVPLVAVLAVVGVVSVTALRHQLVGQVDARLDAATDRSRDYTAGPGPGHGRPGDGGPGPAFLGARGQGEGTLGATITDGAVTSAGVLGARGQEIELSAAQQTVLVGLPPGGGPATLDLGGDLGSYRVVADPAPGGDVLVTGLPLAGTADAVRNLVLVELLAGLLALLAAAGVAVLVVRRTLRPLDRVAATATRVSELPLASGEVELAERVRPEDTDPHTEVGQVGAALNRMLDHVEGSLAARQESETRVRQFVADASHELRTPLASIRGYAELVRRTGGEVPADVGRAMGRVESEALRMTELVEELLLLARLDAGRELTREEVDLTALVVDAVGDAHVAGPGHRWQVDLPDAPVVAPGDPARLHQVLTNLLANVRSHTPDGTTATVRLRLEAGWAVLQVLDDGPGVPPALRSHVFERFARGDASRSRAAGSTGLGLAIVDAVVTAHGGRVELDSEPGRTAFTVRLPGATALPG
- a CDS encoding peptidoglycan DD-metalloendopeptidase family protein, with the protein product MPRPVLRSSPVPSRPARRRSSRVSRALRSGLVAAVLATAVLGAGGGTALADPVNPSDEQLDGAAAAQAAATAEVARITGLVAEAQTRLEQVQVQAEAAGTAYLAAEEARQLADAAAEQTARDLQAAADAVTAAQARIADFSRDTYKNGSELTSEMALLDVDGPAELIEKAAMLDYVGDHQVDVLGLMEDARVQQAAADAAARDARDAKAAAETAAEAAKVAADQQLAAQQTALEEAAAQEQQLQQQLQDAQVRLLELQGARNAYETWQAQKAAEEAARREEEARARAQAEEDDRRARAAAAAEVSTSEADVDTGDQDAGGSGYVRPAVGRTSSCFGARWGVTHYGVDIAAPIGTPIYAATAGVVQRAGPATGFGLAVYVRGDDGAVTVYGHVNRYSVADGQRVRAGERIAEVGNRGQSTGPHLHFEVHPNGLMYGGQVDPVPWLRARGVTVRGC
- a CDS encoding ATP-binding cassette domain-containing protein, whose protein sequence is MSTASGAVSAPLLELRDIGKDFGSVIALDGISTTVRAGEVTCVLGDNGAGKSTLIKVLSGVHRPTRGELLLDGAPVRFGAPREALDAGIATVYQDLAMIPLMAIWRNFFLGSEPTTGWGPFRRFDKATAKEVTRRELAAMGIDIRDPEQPVGTLSGGERQSVAIARAVHFGARVLILDEPTSALGVKQAGVVLRYIAQARDQGLGVVFITHNPYHAHPVGDRFLLLDRGRSLGDFAKGEVSREELTTMMAGGDELTRLAEELGRDSGI
- a CDS encoding glycosyltransferase, with translation MSAVHEERRPVRVATVPFSTPYLDAVLPADVVRVGPADVPSPWLDPDHLLAHAADVDVLHLHGGYDHLTVPEMEAWTAAVRRSDVPLVVTVHDLVPRESAEGTLMPARHRNHLRALLATAEVVLTLTPGAADEIADRFGRTAIVVAHPSLAAPTPGIGRETRLVGLHLGRLGPQVHDPLELVRATLSGAVSGGGRLRVDVHPDVDLATRLPELLELADGGALELARSWEPGPREWVRHLQELHVSVLPWWGGSHSAWVELCRDAGTRAVVPSGGWQGQQWSDVVVYGNDPQAGLDAASLTSAVVAALTRPAPARADTARRAEQRAAVRRVHAQVYEQVAADHVPA
- a CDS encoding ABC transporter permease, with translation MATTTHGQHEAPHRELLPGVTRRSVVLVVGVLLLQLGFVLSYVGAFHAPTPRQVPLAVVAPAGAPAGTAEQVAGQLGALPGDPLDTRVAATEDDARRLLTDREVDGVLLVGPATSDTLLVAGAEGGAVSTALSQVLGQVEAAQQRTVTTQDAVPAGDSDARGLSAFYLAVGWVVGGYLVASIIGVSAGSRPLTRARGAVRLGSLAVYAVVSGVGGALITGPVLGVFDGHLLALSAVGALVVFAVGAFTMALQVWTGLVGIGLAILLFVVLGNPSAGGAYPAPLLPPFWSAIGPWLPPGAGTDAVRGIVYFGGAGAGRACLVLAAYAVVGLLATMAGAGRVPAAVEPVPA